Within the Miscanthus floridulus cultivar M001 chromosome 2, ASM1932011v1, whole genome shotgun sequence genome, the region CGGCAACGCTGCCGTTCCACGACGCGAGCACGGCGCGGCGGTTGCCactagtgctgctgctgctgccgccgacgGCCGCGGCCTTGAAGGAGAGCAGAGCCGCGGTGTCATCGCTCTTGGCTCCCGCTGGCGCGAGCGCCAGGGAAATGGGCACAGATGAGaaggacagcagcagcagcaggaggcggGGGAGCATGGTCGGTGGAGTGATCGCCATGGCAGGCCGTTGCTTTGGAGCTTGGCATGTACTAACAACAGCTACTACTTATAGCACGACGCAGATGCCAGATGGTGCCTGACTGTTTCAATCGCCGTTGTGGTGACGACGTCATCGCCCATCGTTGAGTCTTCTCTTCGACTCGTGCTAGGCGGCCTCCGGCCGCCGCACGGCGAAGGATCGAGACAGGAGTGGACTTTTGCGACTAAAGCATGACCTGGAGCAGTGCATGTACGATGTACGTCACTTTCCGGCTGTGCCCCCGCCCATCGGACGAATGGACGCCGGACGCACACCCCACTCTCGTCGCTCTCCCCAACGACAATAGTCACTAGTCACTAACCCTGCCTCAGCCGTAACCCGTAAGTGCACGCCATGGCTTGTGTCTGACACGGAGGTCCCTCGCCCCGTGGCCTGACCAGGTCACGGTAACTGGAAGCCAGAGCAACAGTGCCGACCTGCGGGGCTCGCTTCAGCTGCAAGCAGCCTGGCCAAGTTATCTGCCATCTCGGAATGGTAATCATATTTTgtacaggaaaaaaaaaacactttgcAAACTTTGATCAACAATTATTCAAATTATATATAAAACTAAAACATGAAATTTACATCAAAACATTTGTATTCAAAACTGCCTCTACGATAATATTGATTTTTTAGCAAATGTAAACATATTGTAAGAAAAATTAAGGGTCAAAAATCTGTTCTGATTGACTATGTAAGAAAAAATAAGCGAAGTTTTGCACAACAGTTACGAGAGATGCCTATGTGTCAGCAGCCAGATAAGTCGCTCAACAGCTTCCTATTGCAGCAGCTGACAGCCGAGTTTTCCACAACATTTAACAACAATGGCCTTTCTCCTTTGGAGCTGATGCCTGTATCAACTATGAACATGATGCAAAAACTAAAGAAAAGGCAACTAAGCCGTGATCTAAATGTTGCCTCCAACTAAATCATTGAGCCCCAAGCTTCAACCCATGAGCTGCGAACAAGGGGCTGCCACTTGGCCAAAGGTGAATCACTCTATGGAAGAACAGAACTACAAAGCCGGTTGACATTTTTCTATGAAGCACAAAATTGGCCTGAAGAATCGAttggatcaccaacaaaaaggagcaGGCTGCTCCGGTGACCCAGGTAAACCTGTAGCATGTAATCTATCTTGCTTTGGTTACAAGATCTCAGATCTTCATCATTACAATTCTTTCTTGCACCTTCTTGTCAGCAGTCATGACCAAGGTGGATGGTCCTGTTCCCTAGTCTCTGGAGGGTGTGGCCTCCACCCTGGTTTCTCGTCCCAGTACATATCATAATATATGTGACCAATATCACGGAACTCTACACAACACCATAGGCCCACATACCTCTTCACACGATTTCGGAATTTCTTCTCCACAGCCTGGTTTCAGTAATTTGCGTTAAGGTGGAAACTTTTATCCAGAAAATTAGGCAACATGTATAAGAGTATAACAGCTTACTGCATCAGCAAAACCACCGAAGGCATCAACCATAGATGAGAATTGTATGATTTTGACATCCTTATATGGTGACAACAAATCCAACAGCTATTCAAAAAGGGACAAAAGGCACAACTTCAGCATATGTACAAAGAACAGAGCAAAATTTCCTAGCTTCAAGATACAATAGTATTTCcgagtttgaataaaatgttatATTCCTCAGCAgttcatttttatttttctatttacTTAGACTGTTTGCCTtattcccgattaggataggactacatcaagggtcagctttgagcccttatctatttgccttagtgatggataagGTCACaaaggacatacaaggggacatcacTTGGTGCatacttttcgcggacgatgtagtgctagttgatgaaagtcggacaggagtgaatcagaaactagagttatggcgggtgACTTTGGaatccaaaggttttagactcagtagaactaaaactgagtatatgagatgtgacttcagcactactactcgggaaaaggaagatattagtttggaaggtcaagtagtgcctaggaaagtagtgcctaggaaggatacctttcgatatttaggatcaatgctacagagagacagggatattgatgaagatgttagccatagaatcaaaacagggtggatgaagtggcgccaagcatcttgtgtcctatgtgacaaaagggtaccacagaagctaaaatgcaagttttataggacggcgattagacctgctatgttgtatggtgcagaatgttggcctacgaaaagacgacatgttcaacagataagtgtcgcggaaatgcgtatgttgcgttggatttgcggtcatacaaaaaGGGAtagagttcggaacgatgatatacgtgatagattaggggtagcaccaattgaagaaaagcttgttcaacactggttgagatggtttggacatgtccaacggagacctccagaggcaccggtgcatagtggaatcctaagccaggatagtaacgtgaagaaaggcagagaaagaccgaagttgacttgggtagaggaaaataaaaggagacttgaaaggatggaatatacccaaagacttagccttagataggagtgcttggaaaacagttattcacgtgcctgaaccttgattgcttctgctgggtttaaactctagcctaccccaacttgtttgggatttaaaggctttgttgttgttgttgttgttgtatttacTTAGACTGTTGTACTTTGGACTAAACTGAAACCACATGCTGCATGAAAGAAATAACAATTTACCTTTTCTTCAGTACTATTTCTTGGTAAAAGAAAGGATCTGTGCTTATCGGTTTCATCAACTCCAGAGCATCTGGAGCTATGCTCATCACAGAGTTGAACATCGAGTAACGAATCTTTCACCTAATTGAACGCTCCAAATCAAAACAATTAGGACACAAGCTCACATCTCGTGTTGCTAAGCATTCAaggtgaaattaaaaaaaaaacagcaaatCACTTGAAATTACCTCTTTAGGTAATGATGGATTCTCAAGAAAGGAGTACTCTCTGAAATCAATATGTGGACCAAACTCTTCCTTGGGCAAGTCCTTTAGCATAACATGAACCTGTGCCATGACCCATGAAATTATAAGGAAATTTGATTCATAACTGATTTACAAATATCAGATAACTATTCTCTTCAGACCCTCTATAAGGGCCATTTTGATTCGGCTCAAGGCAAAGTTTAAGAGGGTAGGAGAGGGGAGGGGCGATATGGATTGGCAATGCCACTAACCAACTACAGAACGAACCTCATGGGGTGAAGTGACCTGTTATTTGAAGCTGAGGTGGCAGTATGGATATCAGGTTTTTTAGAAAAACAATAGCCTCCATTACAAAAGGAAAGTTTTCATTACAGAATTACCTCAAACACATGATCCATCGGGCAGAGAAAAGGTTGTCTGGTCATTGTTCCTTCTAAAATTCCAGGATGTCCAAACCACATTCTATCAAGCCTGCACCATAATGGAGGCATTACCTAAAAGTACAAACTGCAGTCAGAAAAGGGGCATCAACATGTATGAACACTACAAAAAGCTAGATAATACTTCAAAAATcttactccattccaaattatgtcgttctggcttttctaggtacatagttttttctatgcacctagatatCCATTAtggtctagatacatagtaaaatctaggtatctaaaaaagccagaatgacttacaatttagaatggagggagtatctaCTACCTCCAAAAGCAGTAGAACCTAAAAAATGATGATTCTGTCTTGTACTGAACTGTGAGCAAGTATTTAGTGTAAACAAATGTTAACATCTAATTTATCACCATAGTACTTCTAAGGCTCTACCTTGCTCATATGGAAATTTTGCTGGTAAACGGAATTGAGAAATTTGTATTAATTAAGGAGAGACGGCACACAATATCTCAAAAGGTAAGAACATAATAGTAATCTTTGAGATCAGGCAAGTAAGATTTTAAGAAAGAGACCAAATTAATGATGTCAATGGAACAGGGGCAAATCAAGTTCAGTCAGATGCTTCCACCTGAAGGTATGTCCATTTACCCCCACGATCATGCAAGTGAATCATTTCAATTTAAACTAGAAAACAGCTGAACCGAAGGAAAACATGAAGCATGAAAAAAACAAGTATAGAAAAGAGACATTTCACCTACCAGTGTCCGCTTTAACAAGGACGCGACTGCAAGTGCGGTTCTTATTTGCTTCAGCTGAAAAGTTTCATGCAACTAATTAGATTAAAAGAACATGCAAACATTAATAATAGACATACAACTGGTAATTTGATCGAATATATATAGAAGAAGATACCTGATAATTAACCAACTCAAAATGAGATTCAACAGTATGAGCACCGTCTAATAGCAAACTTTTTGGAATGTTAGGTTTAAATGACAGGAAACCTCCTGCAACAGGACAGTAGACTAAGTACAGAAACACTAATAAAATGGTAAAAAGAAGAAACTATAAGACATTAAGAGTACTACTAGTACAGAGTCCATTTCTACTTTCAAGGCACTTGAATAAACCAGTCAGAATAAGCACGAATCTCTGTTCAAGACAGTAGAGTACAGTTTGCTTGTGACAGGTATAGACAGTGAATAGACCTGGAGAATCATAATAAGATGGTTGATCAAAGAAAAGCATTGCCTCTCGCAATCTATGGCGCTTTCCTTCAGTACCCGCATACTGAAAAGTAGTATGAACTGCATATGGTTCCAAATGAAGCTGCTTATACATGCCCTGACAATCCAAAGAAAATAAACACAGAGCACCTTCAAATCAATAGAGCACTATGAACACAACTAGCAAGGCGAAAAACTACCAAAACAATGCAAACAGAATGTCCAAAGAGCTACATGGACACTAAAATATAACGAGATACAACTATTATCTAACTAAAAAGTGTCTTCAAATGCAAAATTTCTAATTGGCAACCACAAAGAGATACTCCTACCTGCACAAAATATGTATGGCCGCTGCAAAATATACTTGCCGGTAGTACTCCCAGCTTCAGTTTCCCATCATAAGAATATACCAGATCACCTCCTTGAACTGGCTGTCCAAATTTTTTGCGTACAAGATCATTAAAAGCATTCTGGTCCCACAACTTATCATCAGATATGACTAACTCTTTCCAATCTTTTGCCAGCCTTTTAGCAGGTTCAGTGGGTCGCCAATGGAAAATACCAATGTTGAATGCACCAGTAACTGTGAATAAGATAATAGAGATTGACTGTCATGATATCAATTACATAGCATTGGAATCTTCAGTTATGTAGTTTTCAATACGACGTGTTCGGCTGATCCAGAAACAAGCTGATTtcggctgattcaatagtgttctgtgagagagaataagctgaaacaagttgACACAAGTTGGGAACCACCAAAGCATCCCTGCTTCAGTTAGGTAATTTAATATAAACATAAGGAGATACAAGAGTGGAGTGGAAGGGACATGCCTGAAAGATGAGGGTGAAGTACAGCATAATAAATTTGAGCATGAAATCATTTTGTTGGGCTATGGAGAATGGAGGGTACATATGACTAGGTCCATAAGGACCTCCAATACCTTATGTTTTTAAAATTCCTAGGGCAGAAGAGATTGTAAAGATAGCTATCGATGTTCTAAATCTACCCAAAGAAAACACTGAATATAACTCATGCTTTCAGGAATTTATTTGCTAAATTTAATTTAATATTACAACACTGAGTAGAGGAACCAAAATATAAAAACATTTATAGTTAGAGCATGCTTGAAATGGGTGCATCCATCACTCAATAATGCCAGCGAAACACAAGAGAATGCTGAGCTGCTTAGTTGTCTTCATGTACACAGGACTGCCAAGCAAGACGGTATGTTCAATAAGGTCTACATTGCAGGTATTTGCTACATGATACTCATGCACATATACTTCAGTACTTCACAAACTAGCTACATGAGTTGTACATTGCTGTCACTAGTGAAAATCTTTCTTCATTGATTGTAAACTTTCGAAAATGCTCAATGGTGTGTATTTGTACTTAAATGCAAGTTCATTTCAAACTTCCAAGACATGCAGTACAAGGGAAATGGCTCATGCAGCTCTTCGACCTCCTAACATAATGTTCAGTTCAGCTACAAATAAGATATAAATAACTTCTTTGGGTCTGATTACTATATTCAGGTGCATATCACACCATCTCTGTTGTTAACCTCAGGATTGAATAGAATATGATGCGATCTGTGCTTGATTACTACTGCTCGCAACAGAGATTGGTAACGAACACACTggcaaccttttttttttttttttgcgagcagAACACACTAGCAACTTAGTAGCAACCAGAACGATTCAGAACCCACGTCATATCTGTGGTCAATAATTACCTTCCCTCCAGTTCTCCAGGCTGTCGTCGGTGACGGTGGGTATGACCTGATCGCTGGACGTGAGGAGATCCGCGTCGGGGTATCGGGCGAGGTAGGGCAATGGGTTCTTGAGCCACACCATGTCCGTGTCGCACATGAGCAGCTCGTACCCGAAAGGCAGGAGCGCGTTGATGAGCAGCACCTTCTCCCTGCCCATCTTGTGGAAGGTGGGGGAGCCCCACCCGGCGTCCTCGGTGGCCATCCTGCTGCCCATGTCGAAGACGGGCACGCCCCGGAAGTAGAGCTCCCGGAGCAGCTTGGTGTCCATGGCGCCGACGAGGAGGCTGTCGACGCCGAGGTCGGTGAGGTGGCGCACCCAGGTGAGGATGAAGTCGAGGAAGGCGTAATTTCCGAAGGTGACGACGATCACGCCgtcgcgggcgcgggcggcgacCATGTCGCGGGTGAGCCGGAACGCGCGCGGAGAGGGCATCCGCGCCCGCCGGGGCGGGGGCTTCCAGATGGGGCGGTTGTACATGGTCTCGGGCTGGGCGGGAGTGGGCGCGGAGAGGTTGGCcccggcgatggcggcggcggggagcGGGAGGGTGGGCGTGGAGAGCGGGGAGATGGAGgagagcaggaagaagagggcggaGACCGCGAAGCCGCCGAGGACGGCGCCGTAGATCCCGACGAATACCGGCTTGGTGGACTCGGCGGAGCACCACGCCGCCATTTCGCTGGCGGGGATCGGGGTCGCCGGAGGTGGAGGCGGGGTCAGCGAGCGGTGGGGGCCGGGGACATTCTGCGCAGGCAGTGAGGGGACAAGGACGGTGTGGGTCCCGCTGAGCGGTGGGTGCGCGGTGGGTCCCGTGCGACGGCAGGGTCGTCTCGTGCAGTGCACGGTAGATGTGTGGCATCCCGCTACGGGAAAGCTACGGACGCCTACACACTACACAGTGGGTCCCGCCTCCCGACGCTGCCGTGCGGGTCAGAGGAAGCGACAACAACGACAAGGTTGGCAGGGGCTGATGGCACAACAAGCAATCGACCATTTTGTTTTCTTTAGGAATCATCTTGTATTTTACTTTAAACCAGCATTCGTGCTGTCAAATAATTTTTTGAAACATTTGTATACTGTAATAAAATATTGGCATCTTGCCTTAAAAGTGTTGTAGAAATTTATCTTATAATTCGTATTTTTCGGCTTgtcttttcagtcggaacagtatttttctctaaaAAATCAGCAGAAACagtattttagcttgttttttcaacgaaaCGAACGGGCTATATGTCCACATTTCCTCCTATTTTGTTGATAGTCACCTACCTGCTATTCGCGTGCCATGGCCCTAATTAATTGCTTGAGACTCACATTATGTTTTCTCTAGTCCTTGGCTGCGAATAGGGGGAAATgaaaggtctcttttgcaaaacgcTGACGCGTGCGGGACTCTCCCATTGCGGCCCGCCTCACACATGGGCCTGCTTCGCGTGGGCCGAGCCTGAGGGCCGCACGTGTGGGCCGCGCGGATGGGCAGAATTGGTTTTTCTTTTCCTAGTGAATTAGcaaatgtttttctaatttagttttgagctaatccttgaaaaattatatcaaattctgtagatgtccaaaaattatgaaaccaattttgttaggttcttaaaattgtgctctatctgttagtgtatttagttcatatatatttgttgataccagtGGCTAttgaatcatttgagagtgcttaatatgatTAGGTTAAATAATTATAGGAAATTTTGTGGTTATTAAATAATTATATTTGTTGATACTCAACTTTGTCTATGTTCTACGTGCAAAGCTGCATTGTTGCACCTGGTTAGTTCCAACACCGCCTGGGATTGaagatagaaaaataatattcatccaaAAACTCTTTTGTGTCCATTAATAATTCCAAAAGCAGGACCAGGTGATTCAGGGGACGCTAAGTTCCATTGGCGGGATTCAAAGATCACTCGTAAATTTGACTTTATTTGTCATGAAACATCACTTTCTAACACATTAaaacataaaaaaaaataaaatgctAACAGATCAATACACATATAACTTAAGAGTAAAAATAGACATCTAATTGTTGTGAGAGTAAAAATAGGCAGTGTTCGGTTGGTATGATTTTTTTACTGTTCATGCTGGAAAAACATTGTTCATGctggaatgttgtgagagaaaaacactgttccagctgaaaaaagaagccgaacaaaccggcTTGTAGCTCAGCCGAACACTGCCTAAGCATTATAGGGTCATCAATTTACAAATCAATCAATAAAATACAATCACATGAGCACCAACCCGCAATAGGGGCTAGTTTGGATGGAACCCTGGTGTTGTTGCCACGGAAAAATGACTGCCTGGATGTTGCCTGTTAAATTATCGTGTTTTGTCTGCTCAGGCTATATCACAGATATATTGTTTGGTTTGAAATATCTGCCAGGCAATTTGATCTTCATTAAATGTGAAGGAATCTAAGCCGGCGACGTTGCCTGCGGCCAGGCGATCGTTTTTGTGTACCTGGCATGCCTGGACCAGGCAAGGATACAGGACTACAAGCAAACGTCGTACAGGCAGCATCCAGGGGTCTGTGTCCAGGGTAGTATACAAACAGCCCCTAGCAGCTTGATAACTGCAATAGTGGCCCGCTGTTGCGGCCGTTAAGTTGCAAACCGCTAGCCTATGGCCGCTACCTCATCGCGGTAGTGGTAACTAGCTACTACCGCTATTGCGGCCGCTACCGCTGTATTTGTTACCTTGTCCACACAAGGAACAAAACGCTACAGCGTCCGTGAACATGGATCGATTCCAAGATGAAAATTTTACAGATACAAATTTATTTCATTTCCACACCGACGCATTTACACGGTTGCAACACAGAGCAAGCAGCTAGCTAGCTGGTGGGCAGTCACTAGCGAGTGACCACTGTCCGCTGATCAGTGACCACTGGCCACCATGCACCGGAAATTCGTGCCTCGTCGTCGTCGCTCGCTGCGGCTCGGTTATGTGGGCTTCAGATCCTGGAACATGGACTCCCACCGCATCTCCTCGCCGCCGTCGTCCGTCCCACACCTCCCAGTTGTCTTCGTCGCAGCTGCGGTCCTCCATACTCGCGAGGCAGCCGGCGATGGCAGCGGCCGTGCCGTTGCCCCTCCACTTGTTGGCACAGCTGTTGGTGAGCACAATAGGGTTGCTCACGAGTGCAAACATCATCGGCGGCTTCCTGCCGCGCGGCGCCACGCGCGACGCGGCTATCTTGCTCCAGCCGTGCGCGACGACCCTCCCGCCGTGGTGCCGCGCCGGCGTGGATGGCCGGCCGCTCCCTGCGGCTGAGGGACGGCGACGACACCGAGGCGCGGAGCCAGCCGAGCGCCGCCCGCGCGGACCGGTGCACGGCGGCGTCGAGCAGCCTGGTGGCGCGTCACGGCAGGGCAGTGATGGCGGCGGCCACGTGGGAGGAAGACGCCCGTGGAGGCGAGGAACCCGTGGTCGAGGTGGCGCACGTCGGCGGCGCCGAGCTTGTTGCGCGCGTACTCGAGTGCCACGTCCGGGTGTTGCCACGCCACGCGTACCAGTCCATTGGCTGGCGGGGCTGGCGGGCTGGCGGCTGGAAGCAAGGCTTCCGCAGCAGCCAACGGGGAGGCGGTGTCAAGTGAGCGGCGTCACGTGAGCGGGTTAAACCAGCGGCAGCGTCTGGTGGATCCGTGGATGATGGCCGTGCACGGATCGTTGGGTTTCCCACCCACGGACAACAATTAGGCATTAATAATACAAGTAATTGCGGCTCTAACaataaaggaaaaagtctacttaaccctctCAATTATTGTTAGTtatctacttcaccccctcatcTATAAAATCAGGTATTCTACTACTCAAACTATTGAAAACCGTCTAAATAACTCCATAAGGCGGTTTTGAAGATGGTTTTGCTGGCGTGACATATTAAAAAGTTTGTATAACCCCTAATATATCAAAGGTTGACTGCATAACTCCTCAACTATAAAACATGATATTATAGCCTGTAAAGCATCAAATAATGTTCAAATGGCTCATGGAATGGTCTTTAGGGTCGTTTGGACAATGTATCTTGCCACACTGACCTAAACACACATGCTTGCACGAAGGCCATTTGTTTCCTCCACCTCCTTACTCTTTCTAGGTTGAACCATCATCCAACGAGCAGTACGTGACATCTTGTCTCCTGCTTCACCTCCCATCACTCGTCAATAGCATTAAGCTCAAGCACGCCACGTCTACATCGTCGTCGTTCAGCCCCTCCCACATCCTCCATCCGCCCATCCTTCAATTTTTTAGGTACGCATAGGAGGAGAAATCAAGAGGAGACGATGATGTGAAAGGAGTCGGATGACAAGGACACAAGCATAGTGCATGTGCTCAATGTCGTTGAGTGCATGAGGCGGAGTAGGAAACAAGGTAGTGCTCATCGGGCGGTAGCGCGCATAAGCCTGGAAAGAGTTCGAAGAGGAAGGCAGCCAATAGGACTGTGTGCAAGCATGTGTGCTTAGGGCAATGTGGTGGGATACAACGTTCAAAAGACCTTACATGATCATCATTTGAACATTATTAGATGTTTTAAGGGATAAAAATATCTTATTTCATAGTTTAGGGGATCATGCAGTCAACCCTTGATAGGTTAAGGGGTTATATAGACTTTTGAATATGCCACGTCATCAAAACCACCTTTAAAACCGACTTAGGAGGTTATTTAGACAATTTTAAATAGTTTGAGAGGTAGAGTACATGGTTTTATAGGtaagggggtgaagtagacaacCACCAATAGTTGAGGAGATTAAATAGATTTTTTCCAATAACAAAACAAAATAAGCTTTATTAATTTCAAAACGAGGTAGTAAGTTCCAAATTGCTACTGAATCGAAACCTAAAAATTCCACCATGGCAACCTCGTAAGCTTGAATAATTTCGGGTCGAATATGAAGGCTTAGTTCAAATTTAATTTAAAGTATTTAACTATCCACCTGTGACGCAGCAACAGTACATCGCATTCGCATAATCGCAGCAGATCAGCAGAAAACATTACTACATGACAAGCCGAGAAGGAACATTTGAATACAAACATGATATCCCAATCCATCCCTCCTGGGCATCGCTAGTCCATTTGACTTAATCCCCGTTGCAGCCTTCCTTAGGCTGCCATCATGTACACAGAAATAGCATTATTAGCCTGGCATCATATATACAGAAACAGATTGAATCTAGTAACAAACTAAACAAAGGGGAGAATGCCATCAGGCATCTTGTCAACGAAAATGATACATGAAATAGGCATTCAAACACCTGCACGCAGCATATTGTAAAGCAAAATGCTGTATGAACTACGCATTCCAGAGCTTTTATATATCTCTATTAGCTATTCCAAGCTTGTGTCTCTATGATTCCTAATTCACAAACCTGAATAAATCTTTCTTCAGGTATATCCAGATGCTTACATCTACATCATGAAAAGAATGAAAAATACATAAACAGCACATTCTGCAGTCTATCCAGAGTCAACTAAATGTGATAGGGCGTTTCAACTGACTGTATGCAGTGTCTTGTAAAACAAATTTATGTATTGAATACGCAACCAAGCGCTTGCATAAATTCCTTCAAGCTATTCCAAGCTTTTGTCTCTAAGATTACTAATTCCCAAACCTTTGCCCTTTTCTTTGGTTATCCGATGCCTAGTTCATGATAAGAATGAAAATAAAATGCATAACCTGCTGTCTACCCACAGTCAACTAAATGTGAAGGTATAGATTGCATTTAAACAAATCTGGATAAGACCATACTTGGTATGAATGACCAATAGTAGAACGAACTATATTGCTAGCTGGCTATTAAGCTGACTCAATTAAAATGTTTATAACTTCCTCTAATCCCAAATACAAGTACATTGGGACATCGACATGCCTCCGATATCATTGACTAGCAGCATCTACAAAAGCATATCAGCATAAATGAAAAGAGTTGCATATTATGAACATAATGATGGTCAAAGATACAAAATTTTGACTTCAAGTATGACAACACACAGCGCTTAATTGTAAATGATGTCTTCCACACAAAAAACAGGGGTTTACTGCATGAGCCTGTAATAGTGCATTTATTCACCTTGGTCTTGCGGCTATCTTTTCCATCATTCTCCTTAGAGGTCAGCTCCCCAACAGTGTTAATCCTGTCAGCAGTACGGCAGAATGACATGTTACTATATGACTCTTACAAATAAAAAACATGTATAAGAAGCTCGTACATAATACATAATGAGAAACCAACAATAACTTTCCAAGGACATTAAACGATCATACTCAGCAATGGCGCTATCCTGGCTAGCTAGACCTTGTTTGGTTCATCTTCCCTAAAGTTTGTTCTGTATCTCATTAAATATTTGGACAtatatatgaagtattaaatatagactaaaaaataactaattgcacggtttacgactaatttgcgagatgaatcttt harbors:
- the LOC136520358 gene encoding arabinosyltransferase XEG113, whose product is MAAWCSAESTKPVFVGIYGAVLGGFAVSALFFLLSSISPLSTPTLPLPAAAIAGANLSAPTPAQPETMYNRPIWKPPPRRARMPSPRAFRLTRDMVAARARDGVIVVTFGNYAFLDFILTWVRHLTDLGVDSLLVGAMDTKLLRELYFRGVPVFDMGSRMATEDAGWGSPTFHKMGREKVLLINALLPFGYELLMCDTDMVWLKNPLPYLARYPDADLLTSSDQVIPTVTDDSLENWREVTGAFNIGIFHWRPTEPAKRLAKDWKELVISDDKLWDQNAFNDLVRKKFGQPVQGGDLVYSYDGKLKLGVLPASIFCSGHTYFVQGMYKQLHLEPYAVHTTFQYAGTEGKRHRLREAMLFFDQPSYYDSPGGFLSFKPNIPKSLLLDGAHTVESHFELVNYQLKQIRTALAVASLLKRTLVMPPLWCRLDRMWFGHPGILEGTMTRQPFLCPMDHVFEVHVMLKDLPKEEFGPHIDFREYSFLENPSLPKEVKDSLLDVQLCDEHSSRCSGVDETDKHRSFLLPRNSTEEKLLDLLSPYKDVKIIQFSSMVDAFGGFADAAVEKKFRNRVKRYVGLWCCVEFRDIGHIYYDMYWDEKPGWRPHPPETREQDHPPWS